One Fusobacterium nucleatum genomic window carries:
- a CDS encoding cysteine hydrolase, whose translation MEALILIDVQKGFLKNSLGKRNNLQAEENMLKILDIFRKEKKKIIHIQHFSKNENGLLFKEEDRKFQNGFEPLRNEIVFQKNVNSAFIETGLEKYLKDNSIDTLFIVGISLPHCVSTTIRMASNLGFDVILIEDATVSFEITDYFTGKKLSPEEVHRYNISALNEEFCKVINTEKFFNNY comes from the coding sequence ATGGAGGCATTAATTTTAATTGATGTCCAAAAAGGATTTTTAAAAAACAGTTTAGGAAAAAGAAATAATCTTCAAGCAGAAGAAAATATGTTAAAAATTTTAGATATCTTTAGAAAAGAAAAGAAAAAGATTATTCATATTCAACATTTTTCAAAAAATGAAAATGGACTTTTATTTAAAGAAGAAGATAGAAAATTTCAAAATGGTTTTGAGCCATTGAGAAATGAAATAGTTTTTCAAAAAAATGTGAATAGTGCCTTTATAGAGACTGGATTAGAAAAATATTTAAAAGATAATTCAATAGATACATTATTTATAGTTGGTATATCTTTACCACATTGTGTATCTACAACTATAAGAATGGCTAGTAATTTAGGCTTTGATGTAATTTTAATAGAAGATGCTACTGTATCATTTGAAATAACAGATTATTTCACAGGAAAAAAGTTATCTCCTGAAGAGGTTCATAGATATAATATTTCTGCATTGAATGAAGAATTTTGTAAAGTAATTAATACAGAAAAATTTTTTAATAATTATTGA
- a CDS encoding DJ-1/PfpI family protein, with the protein MKTYVFLADGFEPLEVFAPVDVLKRCGAEVIMVSTGKDLFVASSGSQKNIIKADVMLSDIDYKAADLVIIPGGYPGYVNLRENKEVVDIVKYFLDNDKYVASICGGPTIFSYNNLANGTKLTGHSAVKEELSKNHIYVDVPTHVDGKIITGVGAGQAINFAFKIAEQFFDKEKIDEVKKGMEII; encoded by the coding sequence ATGAAAACTTATGTTTTTTTAGCTGATGGATTTGAGCCTTTGGAAGTTTTTGCACCTGTTGATGTTTTAAAAAGATGTGGAGCAGAAGTTATAATGGTATCAACTGGAAAAGATTTATTTGTTGCTAGTTCAGGTTCACAAAAAAATATTATTAAAGCTGATGTTATGTTATCAGATATTGATTATAAGGCAGCTGATTTAGTTATAATTCCTGGTGGTTATCCTGGATATGTTAATTTAAGAGAAAATAAAGAAGTTGTTGATATAGTTAAATATTTTTTAGACAATGATAAATATGTTGCTTCAATTTGTGGAGGACCTACAATTTTTTCATATAATAACCTAGCTAATGGTACAAAATTAACTGGACATTCTGCTGTTAAAGAAGAATTATCAAAAAATCATATCTATGTAGATGTTCCTACTCATGTAGATGGAAAAATTATAACAGGAGTTGGGGCAGGGCAAGCAATAAACTTTGCTTTTAAAATTGCTGAACAATTTTTTGATAAAGAAAAAATTGATGAAGTAAAAAAAGGAATGGAAATAATTTAA
- a CDS encoding CoA-disulfide reductase encodes MNKKIIIVGGVAAGMSAASKAKRIDKNLDITVYEMTDAISWGACGLPYYVGDFYPNASLMVARTYEEFQKEGINVKIKHKVENIDFKNKKVFVRNLNENKVFEDNYDELVIATGASSTSPRDIKNLDAEGVYHLKTFNEGLEVKKEMMKKENENIIIIGAGYIGIEIAEAALKLGKNVRIFQHSSRILNKTFDKEITDLLENHIREHEKISLHLNESPVEVRTFENKVIGLKTDKKEYAANLIIVATGVKPNTEFLKDTGIELFTNGAIVINRFGETNIPNVYAAGDCATVYHSVLEKNVYIALATTANKLGRLIGENLTGANKAFIGTLGSAGIKVLEFEAARTGITEQEAKDNNINYKTVFVDGEDHSAYYPGGEDVYIKLIYNADTKILLGAQVAGKRGAALRADSLAVAIQNKMTVQELANMDFLYAPPFATTWDIMNVAGNVAK; translated from the coding sequence ATGAATAAAAAAATTATAATTGTAGGTGGAGTTGCAGCAGGTATGAGTGCAGCTTCAAAAGCCAAAAGAATAGATAAAAATTTAGATATAACAGTTTATGAAATGACAGATGCGATATCTTGGGGAGCTTGTGGACTACCATACTATGTTGGAGATTTTTATCCTAATGCTTCTTTAATGGTTGCAAGAACTTATGAAGAATTTCAAAAAGAAGGTATAAATGTAAAAATTAAGCATAAAGTTGAAAATATAGATTTTAAAAATAAGAAAGTTTTTGTTAGAAACTTAAATGAGAATAAAGTTTTTGAAGATAATTATGATGAATTAGTTATAGCAACTGGAGCAAGTTCAACAAGCCCAAGGGACATTAAAAACTTAGATGCTGAGGGAGTATATCATTTAAAAACTTTTAATGAAGGTTTAGAAGTAAAAAAAGAAATGATGAAAAAAGAAAATGAGAATATAATTATCATTGGAGCTGGATATATTGGAATTGAAATAGCAGAAGCTGCTTTAAAACTTGGAAAAAATGTAAGAATTTTTCAACACTCATCTAGAATTTTAAATAAGACTTTTGATAAGGAAATCACAGATTTACTTGAAAATCACATAAGAGAACATGAAAAAATATCTTTACACTTAAATGAAAGTCCAGTTGAAGTGAGAACTTTTGAAAATAAAGTTATAGGTTTAAAAACAGATAAAAAAGAATATGCAGCAAATTTAATAATTGTTGCAACAGGAGTTAAACCTAATACAGAATTTTTAAAAGATACAGGTATTGAATTATTTACAAATGGTGCTATTGTGATAAATAGATTTGGAGAAACTAACATTCCTAATGTGTATGCAGCAGGAGATTGTGCAACAGTTTATCATTCAGTTTTAGAAAAAAATGTATATATAGCTCTTGCAACAACAGCTAATAAATTAGGTAGACTTATTGGAGAAAATTTAACTGGTGCTAATAAAGCGTTTATTGGAACATTAGGTTCAGCAGGAATAAAAGTATTAGAATTTGAAGCAGCAAGAACAGGAATAACAGAGCAAGAAGCTAAAGATAATAATATAAATTATAAGACTGTTTTTGTTGATGGAGAGGATCATTCAGCATATTATCCTGGTGGAGAAGATGTATATATAAAACTTATTTATAATGCAGATACAAAAATTTTATTAGGTGCACAAGTTGCAGGAAAAAGAGGAGCAGCACTAAGAGCTGATTCATTAGCAGTTGCTATACAAAATAAAATGACAGTTCAAGAATTAGCAAATATGGATTTCTTATATGCACCTCCATTTGCAACAACTTGGGATATTATGAATGTGGCAGGTAATGTAGCAAAATAA
- the rapZ gene encoding RNase adapter RapZ — MKTKHIIIVTGLSGAGKTTALNILEDMNYYTIDNLPLGLEKSLLDTEIEKLAVGIDIRTFKNTKDFFKFINYIKESGVKMDIVFIEAHEAIILGRYTLSRRAHPLKEVTLLRSILKEKKILFPIREIADLVIDTTDTKTVELEKRFKKFILAKDEDNIDVNINIHIQSFGYKYGIPTDSDLMFDVRFIPNPYYIEKLKELNGFDEEVKEYVLSQKESKEFYSKLLPLLEFLIPQYVKEGKKHLTISIGCSGGQHRSVTFVNKLAEDLKNSKVLKHINIYVSHREKELGHW, encoded by the coding sequence TTGAAAACAAAACATATCATTATTGTAACTGGTTTAAGTGGTGCAGGAAAAACGACTGCTTTAAATATTTTAGAAGATATGAACTATTACACTATTGATAATCTTCCTTTAGGACTTGAAAAATCTTTATTAGATACAGAAATAGAAAAATTAGCAGTAGGTATAGATATTAGAACATTTAAAAATACAAAAGACTTCTTTAAATTTATAAACTATATTAAAGAATCTGGTGTAAAAATGGATATTGTCTTTATAGAAGCACATGAGGCAATTATTCTAGGAAGATATACATTGAGCCGTAGGGCACATCCTTTAAAAGAAGTAACATTATTAAGAAGTATATTAAAAGAGAAAAAAATATTATTTCCTATAAGGGAAATAGCAGATTTAGTGATAGATACAACAGATACAAAAACTGTTGAATTAGAAAAGAGATTTAAAAAATTTATATTAGCAAAAGATGAAGATAATATAGATGTGAATATAAATATACATATTCAATCTTTTGGATATAAATATGGTATACCTACTGATAGTGATTTAATGTTTGATGTAAGATTTATTCCTAACCCATACTATATAGAGAAATTAAAAGAATTAAATGGTTTTGATGAAGAAGTTAAAGAATATGTCTTATCACAAAAAGAAAGTAAAGAGTTTTATTCTAAATTACTACCACTTCTTGAATTTTTAATTCCACAATATGTAAAAGAAGGTAAAAAACATTTAACAATTTCAATAGGTTGCAGTGGTGGACAACATAGGTCAGTAACTTTTGTTAATAAATTAGCTGAGGATTTAAAAAATAGTAAGGTATTAAAACATATAAATATTTATGTAAGTCATAGGGAGAAAGAACTTGGACATTGGTAA
- the uvrC gene encoding excinuclease ABC subunit UvrC — MDIGKLDIPESPGVYLMKKNDKVIYVGKAKNLKNRVSSYFNRIHENEKTNELVKNIEDIEFFLTNTEIDALLLENNLIKKYSPKYNILLKDEKTYPFIKISKEDFPSIKIVRTTKALDIKSGEYFGPYPYGAWRLKNILMKLFKIRDCNRDMKKVSPRPCLKYYMKSCTGPCVYKDIKEEYNRDVENLKQVLRGNTSKLINELTTLMNKASQDMDFEKSIIYREQIKELKSIASSQIIQYERELDEDIFVFKTILDKAFICVLNMRDGKILGKSSTSIDLKNKITDNIYEAIFMSYYSKHILPKSLVLDAEYENELSVVVKALTNEESKKKEFHFPKIKSRRKELLDMAYKNLERDIETYFSKKDTIEKGIKDLHDILELKRFPRKIECFDISNIQGKDAVASMSVSIEGRAAKKEYRKFKIRCKDTPDDFSMMREVIERRYSKLPDIEFPDVILIDGGLGQINSAGEVLERLGKIHLSELLSLAKRDEEIYKYGESIPYSLSKDMEALKIFQRVRDEAHRFGITYHRKLRSKRIISSGLDKIDGIGEVRRKKLLTKFGSISGIKKASIDELKEIIPEKVALEIKNKIK, encoded by the coding sequence TTGGACATTGGTAAACTAGATATTCCAGAATCACCTGGGGTATATTTGATGAAAAAAAATGATAAGGTTATCTATGTGGGAAAAGCTAAAAATCTTAAAAATAGAGTTTCTTCATATTTTAATAGAATCCATGAAAATGAAAAGACTAATGAACTTGTTAAAAATATTGAAGATATAGAATTTTTCCTTACTAATACTGAAATAGATGCTTTATTGTTAGAAAACAATTTAATAAAAAAATATTCTCCTAAGTATAATATACTTTTAAAAGATGAAAAGACTTACCCTTTTATAAAGATAAGTAAAGAAGATTTTCCAAGTATAAAAATTGTTAGGACAACAAAGGCTTTGGATATTAAAAGTGGAGAGTATTTTGGACCATATCCTTATGGTGCTTGGAGATTAAAAAATATTCTTATGAAATTATTTAAAATAAGGGATTGTAATAGAGATATGAAAAAGGTATCTCCAAGACCTTGTTTAAAATACTATATGAAAAGTTGCACTGGACCTTGTGTATATAAGGATATAAAGGAAGAATATAATAGAGATGTTGAAAATTTAAAACAAGTTTTAAGAGGTAATACAAGTAAATTAATAAATGAATTGACAACATTGATGAATAAAGCCTCTCAGGATATGGATTTTGAAAAATCAATAATATATAGGGAACAAATAAAAGAACTAAAATCTATTGCAAGCTCTCAAATAATACAATATGAAAGAGAACTTGATGAAGATATATTTGTATTTAAGACTATTTTAGATAAGGCTTTTATCTGTGTTTTAAATATGAGAGATGGAAAAATTTTAGGTAAATCATCCACTTCAATAGATTTAAAAAATAAAATTACTGATAATATCTATGAGGCAATCTTTATGTCTTACTATTCAAAACATATATTACCTAAAAGTTTAGTTTTAGATGCTGAATATGAAAATGAATTATCAGTTGTTGTTAAAGCCTTAACTAATGAAGAAAGTAAGAAAAAAGAGTTTCATTTCCCTAAAATAAAAAGTAGAAGAAAAGAATTACTTGATATGGCATATAAAAATTTAGAAAGAGATATAGAAACTTATTTTTCTAAAAAAGATACTATTGAAAAGGGGATTAAAGATTTGCATGATATTTTAGAATTAAAAAGATTTCCTAGAAAAATTGAATGTTTCGATATATCTAATATTCAAGGGAAGGATGCTGTTGCTTCTATGAGTGTTTCTATTGAAGGAAGAGCAGCAAAAAAGGAATATAGAAAATTTAAAATTAGATGTAAGGATACACCAGATGACTTTTCAATGATGAGAGAAGTTATTGAAAGAAGATATTCAAAGTTACCTGATATAGAATTTCCAGATGTTATATTAATTGATGGAGGTCTAGGACAGATTAATTCAGCTGGTGAGGTTTTAGAAAGATTAGGAAAAATTCATTTAAGTGAGCTTTTAAGTTTAGCAAAAAGAGATGAAGAAATTTATAAATATGGAGAATCTATTCCATATAGTTTAAGTAAAGATATGGAAGCTTTAAAAATATTCCAAAGGGTTAGAGATGAAGCACATAGATTTGGTATAACTTATCATAGAAAACTTAGAAGTAAAAGAATTATTTCATCAGGGCTTGATAAAATAGATGGAATAGGAGAAGTAAGAAGAAAAAAATTACTTACAAAATTTGGTTCAATTTCTGGTATTAAAAAAGCAAGTATTGATGAATTAAAGGAAATAATTCCAGAAAAAGTTGCATTAGAAATAAAAAATAAGATTAAATAA
- a CDS encoding PP2C family protein-serine/threonine phosphatase: MITAFYMILAFLIYIFFTYIYIKRLINQYINEELKIISGLKNKKQLDKLPDNIKTEYTETLNKIIKQENELNNSIDELKEYRKELDVTYSTLVSKSSQLEYTNSLLEKRVRSLSNLNHISRVALSMFNIDKIVDTLADAYFVLTATTRISIYLWEGEKLVNKKIKGSIDYTETLSYPMNLLGKFINEDYTKIYSDLSKKITILNDEKVIITPLKVKERQLGVIFLVQNKDQILEINSEMISALGIQASIAIDNAINYAELLEKERISQELELASSIQKQILPKGFERIKGMDIATHFSPAKEVGGDYYDLSLKNNNLSVTIADVSGKGVPAAFLMALSRSMLKTINYVSNYTPAEELDLFNKIVYPDITEDMFITVMNAEYNLDTSLFTYSSAGHNPLVIYKKENDTVDLYGTKGVAIGFIQDYNYKEKSFEVKNGDIIVFYTDGIIECENKNRKLFGTQRLLDIVYKNKNLSAKELKGKILEAIKNFREDYEQTDDITFVILKSVK, from the coding sequence ATGATAACAGCATTTTATATGATACTAGCATTTTTGATTTACATATTTTTTACTTACATATATATCAAAAGACTTATAAACCAGTATATTAATGAAGAATTAAAGATTATTTCTGGATTAAAAAATAAGAAACAATTAGATAAACTTCCTGATAATATAAAAACAGAATATACAGAAACATTAAATAAAATTATTAAACAAGAAAATGAATTAAATAACTCAATAGATGAACTTAAAGAATACAGAAAAGAACTAGATGTTACATATAGTACTTTGGTTTCAAAATCTTCTCAACTTGAATATACAAATAGTTTATTGGAAAAAAGAGTAAGAAGTCTATCTAATTTGAATCATATTTCAAGAGTTGCATTGTCAATGTTTAATATTGATAAAATTGTTGATACCCTAGCTGATGCATATTTTGTTTTAACAGCTACAACAAGAATCTCAATTTACCTTTGGGAAGGGGAAAAACTTGTTAATAAAAAGATAAAAGGAAGTATAGATTACACTGAAACTTTATCCTATCCAATGAATCTTTTGGGAAAATTTATTAATGAAGACTATACTAAAATTTATTCTGATTTATCAAAAAAAATAACTATTTTAAATGATGAAAAAGTAATTATAACTCCATTAAAAGTTAAAGAAAGACAATTAGGAGTAATATTTTTAGTGCAAAATAAAGATCAAATTTTAGAAATAAATAGTGAAATGATTTCAGCACTTGGTATACAAGCTTCAATTGCTATTGATAATGCTATAAATTATGCTGAACTTTTAGAGAAAGAAAGAATTTCTCAAGAACTAGAATTAGCTTCATCTATTCAAAAGCAAATATTACCAAAAGGTTTTGAAAGAATAAAAGGTATGGATATTGCTACACACTTTTCTCCTGCTAAAGAAGTTGGAGGAGATTACTATGATTTATCTTTAAAAAATAATAATTTGTCTGTAACAATAGCTGATGTAAGTGGTAAAGGTGTGCCTGCTGCTTTTCTTATGGCATTATCAAGATCAATGTTAAAAACTATTAATTATGTTTCTAATTATACACCTGCTGAGGAATTAGATTTATTTAATAAAATAGTATACCCAGATATAACAGAAGATATGTTTATAACCGTTATGAATGCTGAGTATAACTTAGATACTTCTTTATTTACTTATTCAAGTGCTGGTCATAATCCATTAGTAATCTATAAAAAAGAAAATGATACAGTAGATCTTTATGGAACAAAAGGAGTTGCTATTGGTTTTATTCAAGATTACAATTATAAAGAAAAATCTTTTGAAGTAAAAAATGGAGATATAATTGTTTTTTATACTGATGGAATTATAGAATGTGAAAATAAAAATAGAAAATTATTTGGAACACAAAGACTTTTAGATATTGTATATAAAAATAAAAATCTTTCTGCAAAAGAATTAAAAGGAAAGATACTAGAAGCTATTAAAAATTTTAGAGAAGATTATGAACAAACTGATGATATAACTTTTGTTATATTAAAATCAGTCAAATAG
- a CDS encoding DUF1385 domain-containing protein translates to MSTNRPSIGGQAVIEGVMMRGTECLATAVRRPSGEIVYKKTKIIGKNSNFAKKPFIRGVLMLFESLVIGVKELTFSANQAGEDDEKLSDKEAVFTTIFSLALGIGIFIVLPSIVGSFFFPANRMYANLTEAILRLIIFIGYIWGISFSKEVGRVFEYHGAEHKSIYTYENGLELTPENAKKFTTLHPRCGTSFLFIVMFIAIIVFSVIDFMLPIPTNLFTKFLLKVVVRILLMPVIASLAYELQKYSSCHLNNPLIKLISLPGLALQKITTREPDLDELEVAIVAIKASLGEEVNNATEVFE, encoded by the coding sequence ATGAGTACAAATAGACCTTCCATAGGAGGACAAGCTGTAATTGAAGGGGTAATGATGAGAGGAACAGAATGCCTTGCAACAGCTGTAAGAAGACCTTCAGGAGAAATTGTATATAAGAAAACAAAAATAATTGGTAAAAATAGTAATTTTGCCAAAAAACCTTTTATAAGAGGAGTTTTGATGTTATTTGAATCTCTTGTAATAGGAGTTAAAGAACTTACTTTCTCTGCAAATCAAGCAGGAGAAGATGATGAAAAGTTAAGTGATAAAGAAGCTGTATTTACTACAATATTTTCACTTGCTTTGGGAATAGGAATATTTATAGTTTTACCATCAATAGTTGGAAGCTTTTTCTTTCCAGCAAATAGAATGTATGCCAATTTAACTGAAGCAATTTTAAGACTTATAATATTTATTGGATATATTTGGGGGATTTCTTTTTCTAAAGAAGTTGGTAGAGTTTTTGAATATCATGGTGCTGAACATAAATCTATATATACTTATGAAAATGGACTTGAATTAACACCAGAAAATGCTAAAAAATTTACAACATTACACCCAAGATGTGGAACAAGTTTCTTATTCATAGTAATGTTTATAGCAATCATAGTATTTTCTGTAATAGATTTTATGTTGCCTATACCTACAAATTTATTTACTAAATTTTTATTAAAGGTTGTAGTTAGAATTCTACTTATGCCTGTAATAGCAAGTTTGGCTTATGAATTACAAAAATATAGTAGTTGTCATTTGAATAATCCATTGATAAAGTTAATTTCTCTTCCGGGACTTGCTTTACAAAAAATTACAACAAGAGAGCCTGATTTAGATGAATTAGAAGTTGCAATAGTTGCAATTAAAGCATCTCTTGGAGAAGAAGTTAATAATGCAACAGAAGTTTTTGAATAA
- a CDS encoding Rrf2 family transcriptional regulator, whose amino-acid sequence MKLKNEIEYVFRILNYLSLQDRNRIVTSAEIAENENIPHLFSIRVLKKMEKKGLLKIFKGANGGYKLNKEPKDITLRDAVETIEDEIIIKDRACVVGQTSCSIIFKALEKVENNFLSNLEKVNFQELTCPTHVPLKIEDEIK is encoded by the coding sequence ATGAAATTAAAAAATGAAATTGAATATGTCTTTAGAATTTTAAACTATCTTTCTTTACAAGATAGAAATAGAATAGTTACATCAGCAGAGATTGCTGAAAATGAAAATATCCCTCATTTATTTAGTATCAGAGTATTAAAAAAGATGGAAAAGAAAGGACTTTTAAAAATATTTAAAGGTGCTAATGGTGGATACAAACTAAATAAAGAACCAAAAGATATTACTTTAAGGGATGCTGTTGAAACTATTGAAGATGAAATTATAATAAAAGATAGAGCTTGTGTAGTTGGGCAAACAAGTTGTTCTATTATTTTTAAAGCATTAGAAAAAGTTGAAAATAACTTCTTAAGCAATTTAGAAAAAGTTAATTTCCAAGAATTAACTTGTCCTACTCATGTACCATTAAAAATTGAAGATGAAATTAAATAG